From Hyla sarda isolate aHylSar1 chromosome 5, aHylSar1.hap1, whole genome shotgun sequence, a single genomic window includes:
- the YTHDF3 gene encoding YTH domain-containing family protein 3 isoform X2, which translates to MHQKDAVNDDDFEPYLTSQTNQSNSYPPMSDPYMPSYYAPSIGFPYSLGEAAWSTAGDPPMPYLYGQMSNGEHHYIPDGVFSQPGALGNTPPFLSQHGFNFFPGNADFSTWGTSGSQGQSTQSSAYSSSYGYPPSSLGRAIADGQAGFGSDTLSKVPGINSIEQGMTGLKIGGDMTAAVTKTVGSALTSVGMTSIAANSVPPVSSSAPKPTSWAAIARKPAKPQPKLKPKGNMGIGSTAVPPPPIKHNINIGTWDDKGAVVKTPLAQPILPPQPVIQQPQPLTQPLPMVQNQLPQQQLQQQPQQQQGPQQQAPPHQVQQQLQNRWVAPRNRGVGFNQNNVTGNENFSLGVVPVSSSPGVEVHPVLEKLKAINNYNPKDFDWSLKNGRVFIIKSYSEDDIHRSIKYSIWCSTEHGNKRLDAAYRSLNGKGPLYLLFSVNGSGHFCGVAEMKSVVDYNAYAGVWSQDKWKGKFEVKWVFVKDVPNNQLRHIRLENNDNKPVTNSRDTQEVPLEKAKQVLKIIATFKHTTSIFDDFAHYEKRQEEEEAMRRERNRNKQ; encoded by the coding sequence agtaatagctatccaccaatgtCAGACCCTTACATGCCTAGTTATTATGCTCCATCCATTGGATTTCCTTACTCCCTTGGTGAAGCAGCATGGTCAACCGCAGGAGACCCACCGATGCCGTACTTGTATGGACAGATGAGCAATGGGGAACACCACTACATACCAGATGGAGTGTTTAGTCAGCCTGGAGCTTTGGGGAACACTCCTCCTTTCcttagccagcatgggtttaatttttttcctgggaATGCAGACTTCTCCACATGGGGGACAAGTGGATCTCAGGGACAATCAACTCAAAGTTCTGCATATAGCAGCAGCTACGGATACCCACCTAGTTCCCTCGGTAGAGCCATTGCTGACGGACAAGCTGGTTTTGGCAGTGATACTTTAAGCAAAGTGCCAGGGATAAACAGCATTGAGCAAGGAATGACAGGACTTAAAATCGGTGGGGACATGACTGCTGCAGTAACAAAAACTGTTGGTTCAGCCTTGACTAGTGTAGGAATGACTAGTATAGCGgcaaatagtgtgcctccagttagcAGTTCAGCCCCCAAACCAACCTCTTGGGCTGCCATTGCTCGAAAGCCAGCAAAACCTCAGCCTAAACTTAAACCTAAGGGCAATATGGGTATTGGTAGCACTGCAGTTCCTCCACCGCCTATAAAACACAACATCAATATTGGAACTTGGGACGACAAGGGGGCTGTGGTAAAGACCCCTCTTGCTCAGCCAATTCTGCCTCCTCAGCCTGTAATACAGCAGCCTCAGCCATTAACTCAACCTCTACCCATGGTGCAAAACCAACTGCCTCAACAGCAGCTTCAgcaacagccacaacagcaacaaggacctcagcagcaggcccccccacaCCAGGTGCAGCAGCAGCTCCAGAACCGCTGGGTGGCACCTAGGAACAGGGGAGTAGGCTTCAATCAGAACAATGTGACTGGCAATGAGAACTTTAGCTTAGGTGTTGTGCCTGTTAGCTCCTCCCCTGGTGTTGAGGTTCACCCTGTACTGGAGAAATTGAAGGCCATAAACAACTATAATCCCAAAGACTTTGATTGGAGTCTGAAAAATGGGCGTGTGTTCATAATCAAAAGCTACTCAGAGGACGATATCCACCGCTCTATCAAGTACTCGATCTGGTGCAGTACTGAACATGGCAATAAGCGTTTGGATGCTGCTTACCGATCCTTGAATGGTAAAGGCCCACTTTATTTACTCTTCAGCGTAAACGGGAGTGGACATTTTTGTGGAGTTGCGGAGATGAAGTCTGTTGTAGACTATAATGCCTATGCTGGAGTCTGGTCACAAGACAAGTGGAAGGGAAAGTTCGAGGTCAAATGGGTCTTTGTCAAGGACGTTCCTAACAACCAACTGCGACACATTCGTTTGGAAAACAACGATAATAAGCCTGTTACCAACTCAAGGGACACTCAAGAGGTACCCCTAGAAAAAGCCAAGCAAGTCCTTAAAATAATTGCGACTTTCAAGCATACAACCTCTATCTTTGATGACTTTGCACATTACGAGAAGCGTCAAGAAGAGGAGGAAGCCATGCGTAGG
- the YTHDF3 gene encoding YTH domain-containing family protein 3 isoform X1, whose protein sequence is MSATSVDQRPKGQGNKVAVQNGSMHQKDAVNDDDFEPYLTSQTNQSNSYPPMSDPYMPSYYAPSIGFPYSLGEAAWSTAGDPPMPYLYGQMSNGEHHYIPDGVFSQPGALGNTPPFLSQHGFNFFPGNADFSTWGTSGSQGQSTQSSAYSSSYGYPPSSLGRAIADGQAGFGSDTLSKVPGINSIEQGMTGLKIGGDMTAAVTKTVGSALTSVGMTSIAANSVPPVSSSAPKPTSWAAIARKPAKPQPKLKPKGNMGIGSTAVPPPPIKHNINIGTWDDKGAVVKTPLAQPILPPQPVIQQPQPLTQPLPMVQNQLPQQQLQQQPQQQQGPQQQAPPHQVQQQLQNRWVAPRNRGVGFNQNNVTGNENFSLGVVPVSSSPGVEVHPVLEKLKAINNYNPKDFDWSLKNGRVFIIKSYSEDDIHRSIKYSIWCSTEHGNKRLDAAYRSLNGKGPLYLLFSVNGSGHFCGVAEMKSVVDYNAYAGVWSQDKWKGKFEVKWVFVKDVPNNQLRHIRLENNDNKPVTNSRDTQEVPLEKAKQVLKIIATFKHTTSIFDDFAHYEKRQEEEEAMRRERNRNKQ, encoded by the coding sequence agtaatagctatccaccaatgtCAGACCCTTACATGCCTAGTTATTATGCTCCATCCATTGGATTTCCTTACTCCCTTGGTGAAGCAGCATGGTCAACCGCAGGAGACCCACCGATGCCGTACTTGTATGGACAGATGAGCAATGGGGAACACCACTACATACCAGATGGAGTGTTTAGTCAGCCTGGAGCTTTGGGGAACACTCCTCCTTTCcttagccagcatgggtttaatttttttcctgggaATGCAGACTTCTCCACATGGGGGACAAGTGGATCTCAGGGACAATCAACTCAAAGTTCTGCATATAGCAGCAGCTACGGATACCCACCTAGTTCCCTCGGTAGAGCCATTGCTGACGGACAAGCTGGTTTTGGCAGTGATACTTTAAGCAAAGTGCCAGGGATAAACAGCATTGAGCAAGGAATGACAGGACTTAAAATCGGTGGGGACATGACTGCTGCAGTAACAAAAACTGTTGGTTCAGCCTTGACTAGTGTAGGAATGACTAGTATAGCGgcaaatagtgtgcctccagttagcAGTTCAGCCCCCAAACCAACCTCTTGGGCTGCCATTGCTCGAAAGCCAGCAAAACCTCAGCCTAAACTTAAACCTAAGGGCAATATGGGTATTGGTAGCACTGCAGTTCCTCCACCGCCTATAAAACACAACATCAATATTGGAACTTGGGACGACAAGGGGGCTGTGGTAAAGACCCCTCTTGCTCAGCCAATTCTGCCTCCTCAGCCTGTAATACAGCAGCCTCAGCCATTAACTCAACCTCTACCCATGGTGCAAAACCAACTGCCTCAACAGCAGCTTCAgcaacagccacaacagcaacaaggacctcagcagcaggcccccccacaCCAGGTGCAGCAGCAGCTCCAGAACCGCTGGGTGGCACCTAGGAACAGGGGAGTAGGCTTCAATCAGAACAATGTGACTGGCAATGAGAACTTTAGCTTAGGTGTTGTGCCTGTTAGCTCCTCCCCTGGTGTTGAGGTTCACCCTGTACTGGAGAAATTGAAGGCCATAAACAACTATAATCCCAAAGACTTTGATTGGAGTCTGAAAAATGGGCGTGTGTTCATAATCAAAAGCTACTCAGAGGACGATATCCACCGCTCTATCAAGTACTCGATCTGGTGCAGTACTGAACATGGCAATAAGCGTTTGGATGCTGCTTACCGATCCTTGAATGGTAAAGGCCCACTTTATTTACTCTTCAGCGTAAACGGGAGTGGACATTTTTGTGGAGTTGCGGAGATGAAGTCTGTTGTAGACTATAATGCCTATGCTGGAGTCTGGTCACAAGACAAGTGGAAGGGAAAGTTCGAGGTCAAATGGGTCTTTGTCAAGGACGTTCCTAACAACCAACTGCGACACATTCGTTTGGAAAACAACGATAATAAGCCTGTTACCAACTCAAGGGACACTCAAGAGGTACCCCTAGAAAAAGCCAAGCAAGTCCTTAAAATAATTGCGACTTTCAAGCATACAACCTCTATCTTTGATGACTTTGCACATTACGAGAAGCGTCAAGAAGAGGAGGAAGCCATGCGTAGG